From Deinococcus aquaticus, one genomic window encodes:
- a CDS encoding DUF4385 domain-containing protein: MPKFDYSLHYAELDLRAHPELYRVGVGEQGVLLVQPYKSELLPHWRFATPELARESSEVIYGMFLAYLRAGEFVGADMARKFLQMGFTRARRYANHRGGKKYAGPVPEDKKGQSGAHGRPELPRTPEDPVKAESARIFKAKWDEAEANEQYAALKKAHKAQYG; this comes from the coding sequence ATGCCGAAATTCGACTATTCCCTCCATTACGCTGAACTGGACCTGCGCGCGCATCCGGAACTGTACCGGGTGGGGGTGGGCGAGCAAGGTGTGCTGCTGGTGCAGCCGTACAAGTCCGAGTTGCTGCCGCACTGGCGGTTTGCGACGCCGGAACTGGCGCGGGAAAGCAGCGAGGTCATCTATGGAATGTTCCTGGCGTACCTGCGGGCCGGGGAGTTCGTGGGGGCCGACATGGCGCGCAAGTTCCTGCAGATGGGCTTCACGCGCGCGCGGCGCTACGCGAACCACCGGGGTGGCAAGAAGTACGCTGGCCCGGTCCCGGAGGATAAGAAGGGCCAGAGCGGCGCGCACGGCCGCCCGGAACTGCCCCGCACGCCGGAAGACCCGGTCAAGGCCGAGTCCGCCCGCATCTTCAAGGCGAAATGGGACGAGGCCGAAGCGAACGAGCAGTACGCCGCGCTGAAGAAAGCCCACAAGGCCCAGTACGGCTGA
- a CDS encoding prepilin peptidase, with the protein MTPDVLLVIFAALLGLLVGSFSNVLIWRLPRGESIAFPPSHCPNCDHRLGVPDLVPVLSWLSLGGKCRYCRAPIKARYPVVELLTGLGYGVIAALFPPLVVGWGALGLMALFTILLVGSAIDLDTYTIPDELTLPGTALGILFGLLNGRAGAEGLPDLSGAVQGALLGAGLVVAINQFGSWVLRRFRERSYPEAPIGYQQISLALLAGAWLGPWWGLGAALLSAAVNVVARRVVRVPELLTLGGLLVSVVLGSAGYGPGMILMVQGALAAAGATSLVAGVYWWLKYRGQTVDDAADEPADASAMGFGDVKLAAVIGAFLGWERLLLTLVVAVFAGALFGVTQLAMKRENRVKFGPFLAVGALVALIWGAQIIEGYRGSLGL; encoded by the coding sequence GTGACCCCTGACGTCCTCCTCGTGATCTTTGCTGCCCTGCTCGGCCTGCTGGTCGGGTCGTTCTCGAACGTGCTGATCTGGCGCCTGCCGCGCGGCGAGAGTATCGCCTTCCCGCCCAGTCACTGCCCTAACTGCGATCACCGGCTGGGCGTGCCGGATCTGGTGCCGGTGCTGTCGTGGTTGAGCCTGGGCGGCAAGTGCCGGTACTGCCGGGCGCCCATCAAGGCGCGGTACCCGGTGGTGGAATTGCTGACCGGGCTGGGGTACGGCGTGATCGCCGCATTATTCCCACCGCTGGTGGTCGGGTGGGGCGCGCTGGGATTGATGGCGCTGTTCACGATCCTGCTGGTCGGGAGTGCCATCGACCTAGACACGTACACCATCCCGGACGAGCTGACGCTGCCGGGCACGGCGCTGGGCATCCTGTTCGGGCTCCTGAACGGCCGGGCGGGCGCCGAGGGGCTGCCGGACCTGTCGGGCGCGGTGCAGGGCGCGCTGCTGGGTGCAGGTCTGGTCGTGGCGATCAACCAGTTCGGGTCGTGGGTGCTGCGCCGCTTCCGGGAGCGCTCGTACCCGGAAGCGCCCATCGGGTACCAGCAGATCAGTCTGGCGCTGCTGGCCGGGGCGTGGCTGGGGCCGTGGTGGGGCCTGGGCGCGGCGCTGCTGTCGGCGGCCGTGAACGTGGTGGCCCGGCGCGTGGTGCGCGTACCGGAACTGCTGACGCTGGGCGGCCTGCTGGTCAGCGTGGTGCTGGGCAGCGCCGGGTACGGCCCGGGCATGATCCTGATGGTGCAGGGTGCGCTGGCCGCAGCGGGCGCCACGTCGCTGGTGGCGGGCGTGTACTGGTGGCTGAAGTACCGTGGGCAGACTGTGGACGACGCGGCCGACGAACCGGCCGACGCGAGCGCCATGGGCTTCGGGGACGTGAAACTGGCCGCCGTGATCGGCGCGTTCCTGGGCTGGGAGCGGCTGCTGCTGACGCTGGTGGTCGCGGTGTTCGCCGGGGCGCTGTTCGGCGTGACGCAGCTCGCCATGAAACGCGAGAACCGCGTGAAGTTCGGGCCGTTCCTGGCGGTCGGTGCGCTGGTCGCCCTGATCTGGGGCGCGCAGATCATCGAGGGGTACCGGGGCAGCCTGGGGCTGTAA
- a CDS encoding superoxide dismutase produces MTITRLLLGSALALTLGSCAMMAPAMSYTLAKQPAGGALASSGMVDVKKDGMTVMTSARVMGLAPNTYYVAHYHLQGAASADPCSSGGAPIMNSMIVGQSDAMGMLTLTGSVAAADVMNATYFNIHTAKDATGAPADAGVTCTGVKM; encoded by the coding sequence ATGACCATCACCAGACTTCTGCTCGGCTCTGCACTGGCCCTGACCCTCGGCTCCTGCGCCATGATGGCCCCCGCCATGAGTTACACCCTCGCCAAGCAACCGGCTGGCGGCGCACTGGCCTCCAGCGGCATGGTCGACGTGAAAAAAGACGGCATGACCGTCATGACCAGCGCCAGGGTCATGGGCCTCGCCCCGAACACGTACTATGTCGCGCATTACCACCTGCAGGGCGCGGCCAGCGCCGACCCGTGTAGCAGTGGCGGCGCACCCATCATGAACAGCATGATTGTTGGGCAGAGCGACGCCATGGGCATGCTTACCCTGACCGGCAGCGTGGCCGCCGCCGACGTGATGAACGCCACGTACTTCAACATCCACACCGCCAAGGACGCCACGGGCGCCCCCGCCGACGCCGGCGTGACCTGCACGGGCGTCAAGATGTAA
- the mobA gene encoding molybdenum cofactor guanylyltransferase, with translation MTRPPPGLWLTGAVTAGGRSSRFGSDKALALLNGRTLLERACASLQDCPARLLIAPPGRYALPAHLGRWDTHADLRPGEGPLAGLESALTHAPPGWVAFTGVDLPWLTPDYWRTLSAAITPGRLSLQATDGQGRAQPLAALYHTDLLPHVTALLDSGERRLRRAAPPEHTTLVGGFTARTFLNVNTPDGLMVDG, from the coding sequence GTGACCCGCCCGCCGCCGGGCCTGTGGCTGACCGGAGCCGTCACGGCAGGCGGACGTTCCAGCCGCTTCGGGAGTGACAAGGCCCTGGCCCTGCTGAACGGCCGGACACTGCTGGAACGCGCCTGCGCGAGCCTTCAGGACTGCCCTGCACGCCTGCTGATCGCACCGCCCGGCCGTTACGCCCTGCCCGCCCACCTGGGCCGCTGGGACACGCACGCCGACCTGCGCCCCGGCGAGGGCCCCCTGGCCGGACTGGAAAGCGCCCTGACGCACGCCCCGCCCGGCTGGGTGGCGTTCACCGGGGTGGACCTGCCCTGGCTGACACCCGACTACTGGCGCACCCTGAGCGCCGCCATCACGCCCGGCCGCCTCAGCTTGCAGGCCACAGACGGGCAGGGCCGCGCGCAACCGCTGGCCGCGCTGTACCACACGGACCTGCTGCCCCACGTGACCGCCCTGCTGGACAGCGGGGAACGCCGCCTGAGACGCGCCGCGCCGCCCGAACACACCACGCTAGTGGGTGGCTTCACGGCCCGGACGTTCCTGAACGTCAACACGCCGGACGGGTTGATGGTTGATGGTTGA
- a CDS encoding aldehyde dehydrogenase family protein, producing MSDSSLPAPDLHALFAAQQAQRWPAAQTTAAQRQAILRRLHDAVRAHRVPLADALKADLGKSRAEAEITELHPVLEEIQHAIRRLPRWMAPRRVDTPSMLFGARSEVQMQARGVTLILSPWNYPVNLALVPLVASLAAGNTVILKPSEKAPNVARALSDLIGSVFEPRLAAVVEGDGEVARTLTELPFGHIFFTGSGAVGRHVMRAAANNLTGVTLELGGKSPALIDASADLDVTAERLAWGKLLNAGQTCVAPDYVLVPRHLEEPLLRRLEAVIARRFGTGAWLRAGPDYGRMVDSAGVQRLERLTQGSVAQGARVVLGGEFDAPGRFISPTVVSGVTPGMPLMQEELFGPVLPILTYDTPEEALSLIRRLDPPLALYLFSRDEDMIRRVQRETTSGGMVVNGAVVHLTNPNLPFGGVGPSGMGNYHGEHGFRTFSHERAVLREPTPSPVRFMYPPYGRPVLRLAAWALRQLERQSGPRE from the coding sequence ATGTCCGATTCCAGCCTGCCCGCCCCTGACCTTCACGCCCTGTTCGCCGCGCAGCAGGCGCAGCGCTGGCCGGCCGCGCAGACGACCGCCGCGCAGCGTCAGGCGATCCTGCGCCGCCTGCACGACGCGGTCCGCGCGCACCGCGTGCCCCTGGCCGACGCCCTGAAAGCCGACCTGGGCAAGAGCCGCGCCGAGGCCGAGATCACAGAACTGCACCCGGTGCTGGAGGAGATCCAGCATGCCATCCGCCGCCTGCCGCGCTGGATGGCGCCCCGCCGCGTGGACACGCCCAGCATGCTGTTCGGGGCGCGCAGCGAGGTGCAGATGCAGGCGCGCGGCGTGACCCTGATCCTGAGCCCCTGGAATTACCCCGTGAACCTCGCGCTGGTGCCGCTGGTCGCCAGTCTGGCCGCCGGGAACACCGTGATCCTGAAACCCAGCGAGAAGGCCCCCAACGTGGCGCGCGCGCTGAGTGACCTGATCGGCAGCGTGTTCGAACCGCGCCTCGCCGCGGTCGTGGAGGGGGACGGCGAGGTGGCCCGCACCTTGACGGAACTGCCGTTCGGGCACATCTTCTTCACCGGGAGCGGCGCGGTCGGGCGTCACGTCATGCGGGCCGCCGCGAACAACCTGACGGGCGTGACCCTGGAACTCGGTGGCAAGAGCCCCGCCCTGATCGACGCCAGCGCCGACCTGGACGTGACCGCCGAGCGGCTGGCGTGGGGAAAACTGCTGAACGCCGGGCAGACCTGCGTGGCCCCGGACTACGTGCTGGTGCCCCGGCACCTGGAAGAGCCGCTGCTGCGCCGCCTGGAGGCCGTGATCGCGCGGCGCTTCGGGACGGGCGCGTGGCTGCGGGCCGGGCCGGACTACGGGCGTATGGTGGACAGCGCCGGCGTGCAGCGCCTGGAACGCCTGACGCAGGGCAGCGTCGCACAGGGCGCGCGGGTGGTGCTGGGCGGCGAGTTCGACGCGCCGGGCCGGTTCATCTCGCCGACCGTAGTGAGCGGCGTGACGCCCGGCATGCCGCTGATGCAGGAGGAACTGTTCGGGCCGGTCCTGCCCATCCTGACGTACGACACGCCAGAAGAGGCTCTGAGCCTGATCCGCCGCCTGGACCCCCCGCTGGCGCTGTACCTGTTCAGCCGCGACGAGGACATGATCCGCCGCGTGCAGCGCGAGACGACCAGCGGCGGCATGGTCGTGAACGGCGCGGTCGTGCACCTGACCAACCCCAACCTACCGTTCGGCGGGGTCGGCCCCAGCGGCATGGGCAACTACCACGGCGAACACGGCTTCCGTACCTTCAGTCATGAGCGGGCCGTGTTGCGCGAACCCACGCCCAGTCCCGTGCGGTTCATGTACCCCCCTTACGGCCGACCGGTGCTGCGACTGGCCGCGTGGGCGCTGCGGCAACTGGAACGCCAGAGCGGCCCGCGCGAGTGA
- a CDS encoding Dps family protein, with the protein MTSKSKPAKKSASKATSDGKAVAAKASGKGGADAAHLNATNNALVDHNYLTEAEFGTVAETLQRNLATTISLYLKFKKYHWDIRGRFFRDLHLAYDEFIDEIFPGIDEQAERLVALGGSPIAAPADIERFSVVKVPTETVRDARTQVEDLVADLSRVGRGFRDDSQTVDDANDPATADMYNGYAATVDKIRWMLQAMMDDDRMN; encoded by the coding sequence ATGACCAGCAAATCCAAACCCGCCAAGAAATCTGCCAGCAAGGCCACCAGTGACGGCAAGGCCGTCGCCGCGAAAGCCAGCGGGAAGGGCGGCGCGGACGCCGCGCACCTGAACGCCACGAACAACGCCCTGGTAGACCACAACTACCTGACCGAAGCCGAGTTCGGCACGGTCGCCGAGACCCTGCAACGCAACCTCGCGACGACCATCAGCCTGTACCTGAAGTTCAAGAAGTACCACTGGGACATCCGGGGCCGGTTCTTCCGTGACCTGCACCTCGCGTACGACGAGTTCATCGACGAGATCTTCCCCGGCATCGACGAGCAGGCCGAGCGTCTGGTCGCGCTGGGCGGCAGCCCCATCGCCGCGCCCGCCGACATCGAGCGTTTCAGCGTCGTGAAGGTGCCCACCGAGACTGTCCGTGACGCCCGCACGCAGGTCGAGGACCTCGTCGCCGACCTCAGCCGCGTAGGCCGCGGCTTCCGCGACGACAGCCAGACGGTCGACGACGCGAACGATCCCGCCACCGCCGACATGTACAACGGGTACGCTGCCACCGTCGACAAGATCCGCTGGATGCTTCAGGCGATGATGGACGACGACCGGATGAACTGA